The proteins below come from a single Mangifera indica cultivar Alphonso chromosome 16, CATAS_Mindica_2.1, whole genome shotgun sequence genomic window:
- the LOC123198761 gene encoding uncharacterized protein LOC123198761 isoform X4: MLGLRVTTRHKRSKSFPDKKRVEEDSLSSSQEASQPTKLDQETRQMMDPSKTKKKQLPKTEVHNCLKQEILQLEKRLQDQFQVRRSLEQALGYRTSSHGDTDKMSTPKPATELIKEIAVLELEVVYLEQYLLSLYRKAFDQQIPCISPTTKDEISRAPLATPRGRFVKDSEPATTPKREIPSIQSGCYLVDSQCKKSNGIEAEDKLLESGVQRCHSSLSQHSAFPTRSSPPTESLGRAVRACHSQPLSMMEYAQNATNIISLAEHLGTRISDHVPETPNKLSEDMIKCMSAIYSKLSDPPVTQNGLSSPNSSISSLGAFSPQDQCDMWNNSTFDVQLDNPFHVEGLQEFSGPYSTMIEIPLIYRDSQKLGDVEHLLQNFRLLISQLEAVDPRKLKHEEKLAFWINIHNALMMHAYLAYGIPHNNVKRLFLLLKAAYNIGGHTISADTIQNSILGCRMSRPGQWIRLLLLSRGKFKTGDQRQAYALEHPEPLLHFALSSGNHSDPAVRVYTPKRVYQELEAAKEEFIRATFGVHKDHKILLPKIVESYAKDSSLCPAGIMEMVQQSLPEPLKRKIKKFQASKSRKSIEWIPHNFTFRYLISKELLR, translated from the exons ATGCTGGGGCTGAGAGTGACTACAAGACACAAGCGTTCAAAGAg CTTTCCTGATAAGAAAAGAGTTGAGGAAGATAGCTTAAGTAGTTCTCAAGAAGCATCACAACCAACAAAGCTG GACCAGGAGACACGGCAAATGATGGACCCTTCTAAAACCAAGAAGAAACAGCTGCCCAAAACAGAAGTGCACAATTGTTTGAAGCAAGAG ATTCTACAGCTTGAGAAAAGACTACAAGATCAATTTCAGGTCCGTCGTTCTTTGGAACAAGCATTGGGTTATAGGACTTCTTCCCATGGTGATACAGATAAAATGTCAACGCCCAAG CCTGCCACAGAACTGATTAAAGAAATCGCAGTGTTAGAGTTGGAGGTTGTATATTTGGAACAATATCTTCTCTCATTGTATCGAAAGGCATTTGATCAACAAATTCCATGTATATCTCCTACTACTAAGGATGAAATATCAAGAGCACCTTTGGCTACCCCAAGGGGAAGATTTGTGAAAGATTCTGAGCCTGCTACCACACCTAAAAGAGAAATCCCTTCTATCCAATCTGGTTGTTATTTAGTTGACAGTCAGTGTAAAAAGTCCAATGGTATTGAAGCAGAAGATAAGCTATTAGAATCCGGTGTTCAGCGATGTCACTCCTCACTGTCACAACATTCTGCATTTCCTACTAGATCGTCCCCTCCAACAGAGTCTTTGGGTAGAGCTGTACGTGCTTGCCATTCACAACCATTATCCATGATGGAG TATGCCCAGAATGCAACAAATATAATCAGTCTAGCAGAGCACCTTGGTACTCGCATTTCTGATCATGTGCCAGAGACACCAAACAAGCTGTCCGAGGATATGATCAAGTGCATGTCAGCCATATACAGCAAGCTTTCTGACCCACCAGTGACACAAAATGGGCTTTCGTCTCCTAATTCATCCATATCATCATTGGGTGCATTTTCTCCACAAGATCAGTGTGATATGTGGAATAATTCAACTTTTGATGTACAGCTAGACAATCCTTTCCATGTAGAAGGACTTCAAGAATTTAGTGGACCATATAGCACAATGATTGAAATCCCCTTGATCTACAGAGACAGTCAGAAGTTAGGTGATGTTGAACACTTACTTCAAAATTTCAG GTTGCTCATATCTCAATTGGAAGCTGTTGATCCTAGGAAGTTAAAACATGAGGAGAAGCTGGCATTCTGGATCAACATACATAATGCATTAATGATGCAT gCATATTTGGCTTATGGGATTCCTCACAATAATGTAAAGAGACTCTTTCTCCTACTGAAG GCTGCCTATAACATTGGGGGCCACACAATCAGTGCAGACACTATACAGAACTCTATTCTTGGATGCCGAATGTCTCGTCCTGGACAG TGGATTCGCTTATTACTCTTGTCAAGAGGAAAATTCAAAACGGGAGACCAACGGCAAGCATATGCACTTGAGCATCCAGAACCACTATTGCACTTTGCTCTCAGCTCAGGAAACCATTCTGACCCTGCG GTTCGTGTGTACACACCCAAGAGAGTATATCAGGAGCTAGAAGCTGCAAAAGAAGAGTTTATCCGGGCTACCTTTGGTGTACACAAGGACCACAAAATTCTTCTACCAAAGATTGTGGAGTCATATGCAAAGGATTCGAGCTTATGTCCTGCTGGTATCATGGAGATGGTTCAACAGTCTTTGCCTGAACCTTTAAAgaggaaaataaagaaatttcagGCGAGTAAATCCCGCAAGAGCATTGAATGGATCCCTCACAATTTCACATTTCGGTATCTGATATCTAAAGAGCTGCTGAGGTGA
- the LOC123198761 gene encoding uncharacterized protein LOC123198761 isoform X3: MLGLRVTTRHKRSKSFPDKKRVEEDSLSSSQEASQPTKLVKDQETRQMMDPSKTKKKQLPKTEVHNCLKQEILQLEKRLQDQFQVRRSLEQALGYRTSSHGDTDKMSTPKPATELIKEIAVLELEVVYLEQYLLSLYRKAFDQQIPCISPTTKDEISRAPLATPRGRFVKDSEPATTPKREIPSIQSGCYLVDSQCKKSNGIEAEDKLLESGVQRCHSSLSQHSAFPTRSSPPTESLGRAVRACHSQPLSMMEYAQNATNIISLAEHLGTRISDHVPETPNKLSEDMIKCMSAIYSKLSDPPVTQNGLSSPNSSISSLGAFSPQDQCDMWNNSTFDVQLDNPFHVEGLQEFSGPYSTMIEIPLIYRDSQKLGDVEHLLQNFRLLISQLEAVDPRKLKHEEKLAFWINIHNALMMHAYLAYGIPHNNVKRLFLLLKAAYNIGGHTISADTIQNSILGCRMSRPGQWIRLLLLSRGKFKTGDQRQAYALEHPEPLLHFALSSGNHSDPAVRVYTPKRVYQELEAAKEEFIRATFGVHKDHKILLPKIVESYAKDSSLCPAGIMEMVQQSLPEPLKRKIKKFQASKSRKSIEWIPHNFTFRYLISKELLR; encoded by the exons ATGCTGGGGCTGAGAGTGACTACAAGACACAAGCGTTCAAAGAg CTTTCCTGATAAGAAAAGAGTTGAGGAAGATAGCTTAAGTAGTTCTCAAGAAGCATCACAACCAACAAAGCTGGTAAAG GACCAGGAGACACGGCAAATGATGGACCCTTCTAAAACCAAGAAGAAACAGCTGCCCAAAACAGAAGTGCACAATTGTTTGAAGCAAGAG ATTCTACAGCTTGAGAAAAGACTACAAGATCAATTTCAGGTCCGTCGTTCTTTGGAACAAGCATTGGGTTATAGGACTTCTTCCCATGGTGATACAGATAAAATGTCAACGCCCAAG CCTGCCACAGAACTGATTAAAGAAATCGCAGTGTTAGAGTTGGAGGTTGTATATTTGGAACAATATCTTCTCTCATTGTATCGAAAGGCATTTGATCAACAAATTCCATGTATATCTCCTACTACTAAGGATGAAATATCAAGAGCACCTTTGGCTACCCCAAGGGGAAGATTTGTGAAAGATTCTGAGCCTGCTACCACACCTAAAAGAGAAATCCCTTCTATCCAATCTGGTTGTTATTTAGTTGACAGTCAGTGTAAAAAGTCCAATGGTATTGAAGCAGAAGATAAGCTATTAGAATCCGGTGTTCAGCGATGTCACTCCTCACTGTCACAACATTCTGCATTTCCTACTAGATCGTCCCCTCCAACAGAGTCTTTGGGTAGAGCTGTACGTGCTTGCCATTCACAACCATTATCCATGATGGAG TATGCCCAGAATGCAACAAATATAATCAGTCTAGCAGAGCACCTTGGTACTCGCATTTCTGATCATGTGCCAGAGACACCAAACAAGCTGTCCGAGGATATGATCAAGTGCATGTCAGCCATATACAGCAAGCTTTCTGACCCACCAGTGACACAAAATGGGCTTTCGTCTCCTAATTCATCCATATCATCATTGGGTGCATTTTCTCCACAAGATCAGTGTGATATGTGGAATAATTCAACTTTTGATGTACAGCTAGACAATCCTTTCCATGTAGAAGGACTTCAAGAATTTAGTGGACCATATAGCACAATGATTGAAATCCCCTTGATCTACAGAGACAGTCAGAAGTTAGGTGATGTTGAACACTTACTTCAAAATTTCAG GTTGCTCATATCTCAATTGGAAGCTGTTGATCCTAGGAAGTTAAAACATGAGGAGAAGCTGGCATTCTGGATCAACATACATAATGCATTAATGATGCAT gCATATTTGGCTTATGGGATTCCTCACAATAATGTAAAGAGACTCTTTCTCCTACTGAAG GCTGCCTATAACATTGGGGGCCACACAATCAGTGCAGACACTATACAGAACTCTATTCTTGGATGCCGAATGTCTCGTCCTGGACAG TGGATTCGCTTATTACTCTTGTCAAGAGGAAAATTCAAAACGGGAGACCAACGGCAAGCATATGCACTTGAGCATCCAGAACCACTATTGCACTTTGCTCTCAGCTCAGGAAACCATTCTGACCCTGCG GTTCGTGTGTACACACCCAAGAGAGTATATCAGGAGCTAGAAGCTGCAAAAGAAGAGTTTATCCGGGCTACCTTTGGTGTACACAAGGACCACAAAATTCTTCTACCAAAGATTGTGGAGTCATATGCAAAGGATTCGAGCTTATGTCCTGCTGGTATCATGGAGATGGTTCAACAGTCTTTGCCTGAACCTTTAAAgaggaaaataaagaaatttcagGCGAGTAAATCCCGCAAGAGCATTGAATGGATCCCTCACAATTTCACATTTCGGTATCTGATATCTAAAGAGCTGCTGAGGTGA
- the LOC123198761 gene encoding uncharacterized protein LOC123198761 isoform X2, whose protein sequence is MKRPRSEMAVFISCLSKLRLLILLGFLFCRGSFPDKKRVEEDSLSSSQEASQPTKLDQETRQMMDPSKTKKKQLPKTEVHNCLKQEILQLEKRLQDQFQVRRSLEQALGYRTSSHGDTDKMSTPKPATELIKEIAVLELEVVYLEQYLLSLYRKAFDQQIPCISPTTKDEISRAPLATPRGRFVKDSEPATTPKREIPSIQSGCYLVDSQCKKSNGIEAEDKLLESGVQRCHSSLSQHSAFPTRSSPPTESLGRAVRACHSQPLSMMEYAQNATNIISLAEHLGTRISDHVPETPNKLSEDMIKCMSAIYSKLSDPPVTQNGLSSPNSSISSLGAFSPQDQCDMWNNSTFDVQLDNPFHVEGLQEFSGPYSTMIEIPLIYRDSQKLGDVEHLLQNFRLLISQLEAVDPRKLKHEEKLAFWINIHNALMMHAYLAYGIPHNNVKRLFLLLKAAYNIGGHTISADTIQNSILGCRMSRPGQWIRLLLLSRGKFKTGDQRQAYALEHPEPLLHFALSSGNHSDPAVRVYTPKRVYQELEAAKEEFIRATFGVHKDHKILLPKIVESYAKDSSLCPAGIMEMVQQSLPEPLKRKIKKFQASKSRKSIEWIPHNFTFRYLISKELLR, encoded by the exons ATGAAGCGGCCAAGGAGTGAAATGGCAGTCTTTATATCTTGTCTCTCCAAATTACGTCTATTGATTCTTTTGGGCTTTTTGTTTTGCCGTGGCAGCTTTCCTGATAAGAAAAGAGTTGAGGAAGATAGCTTAAGTAGTTCTCAAGAAGCATCACAACCAACAAAGCTG GACCAGGAGACACGGCAAATGATGGACCCTTCTAAAACCAAGAAGAAACAGCTGCCCAAAACAGAAGTGCACAATTGTTTGAAGCAAGAG ATTCTACAGCTTGAGAAAAGACTACAAGATCAATTTCAGGTCCGTCGTTCTTTGGAACAAGCATTGGGTTATAGGACTTCTTCCCATGGTGATACAGATAAAATGTCAACGCCCAAG CCTGCCACAGAACTGATTAAAGAAATCGCAGTGTTAGAGTTGGAGGTTGTATATTTGGAACAATATCTTCTCTCATTGTATCGAAAGGCATTTGATCAACAAATTCCATGTATATCTCCTACTACTAAGGATGAAATATCAAGAGCACCTTTGGCTACCCCAAGGGGAAGATTTGTGAAAGATTCTGAGCCTGCTACCACACCTAAAAGAGAAATCCCTTCTATCCAATCTGGTTGTTATTTAGTTGACAGTCAGTGTAAAAAGTCCAATGGTATTGAAGCAGAAGATAAGCTATTAGAATCCGGTGTTCAGCGATGTCACTCCTCACTGTCACAACATTCTGCATTTCCTACTAGATCGTCCCCTCCAACAGAGTCTTTGGGTAGAGCTGTACGTGCTTGCCATTCACAACCATTATCCATGATGGAG TATGCCCAGAATGCAACAAATATAATCAGTCTAGCAGAGCACCTTGGTACTCGCATTTCTGATCATGTGCCAGAGACACCAAACAAGCTGTCCGAGGATATGATCAAGTGCATGTCAGCCATATACAGCAAGCTTTCTGACCCACCAGTGACACAAAATGGGCTTTCGTCTCCTAATTCATCCATATCATCATTGGGTGCATTTTCTCCACAAGATCAGTGTGATATGTGGAATAATTCAACTTTTGATGTACAGCTAGACAATCCTTTCCATGTAGAAGGACTTCAAGAATTTAGTGGACCATATAGCACAATGATTGAAATCCCCTTGATCTACAGAGACAGTCAGAAGTTAGGTGATGTTGAACACTTACTTCAAAATTTCAG GTTGCTCATATCTCAATTGGAAGCTGTTGATCCTAGGAAGTTAAAACATGAGGAGAAGCTGGCATTCTGGATCAACATACATAATGCATTAATGATGCAT gCATATTTGGCTTATGGGATTCCTCACAATAATGTAAAGAGACTCTTTCTCCTACTGAAG GCTGCCTATAACATTGGGGGCCACACAATCAGTGCAGACACTATACAGAACTCTATTCTTGGATGCCGAATGTCTCGTCCTGGACAG TGGATTCGCTTATTACTCTTGTCAAGAGGAAAATTCAAAACGGGAGACCAACGGCAAGCATATGCACTTGAGCATCCAGAACCACTATTGCACTTTGCTCTCAGCTCAGGAAACCATTCTGACCCTGCG GTTCGTGTGTACACACCCAAGAGAGTATATCAGGAGCTAGAAGCTGCAAAAGAAGAGTTTATCCGGGCTACCTTTGGTGTACACAAGGACCACAAAATTCTTCTACCAAAGATTGTGGAGTCATATGCAAAGGATTCGAGCTTATGTCCTGCTGGTATCATGGAGATGGTTCAACAGTCTTTGCCTGAACCTTTAAAgaggaaaataaagaaatttcagGCGAGTAAATCCCGCAAGAGCATTGAATGGATCCCTCACAATTTCACATTTCGGTATCTGATATCTAAAGAGCTGCTGAGGTGA
- the LOC123198761 gene encoding uncharacterized protein LOC123198761 isoform X1, which translates to MKRPRSEMAVFISCLSKLRLLILLGFLFCRGSFPDKKRVEEDSLSSSQEASQPTKLVKDQETRQMMDPSKTKKKQLPKTEVHNCLKQEILQLEKRLQDQFQVRRSLEQALGYRTSSHGDTDKMSTPKPATELIKEIAVLELEVVYLEQYLLSLYRKAFDQQIPCISPTTKDEISRAPLATPRGRFVKDSEPATTPKREIPSIQSGCYLVDSQCKKSNGIEAEDKLLESGVQRCHSSLSQHSAFPTRSSPPTESLGRAVRACHSQPLSMMEYAQNATNIISLAEHLGTRISDHVPETPNKLSEDMIKCMSAIYSKLSDPPVTQNGLSSPNSSISSLGAFSPQDQCDMWNNSTFDVQLDNPFHVEGLQEFSGPYSTMIEIPLIYRDSQKLGDVEHLLQNFRLLISQLEAVDPRKLKHEEKLAFWINIHNALMMHAYLAYGIPHNNVKRLFLLLKAAYNIGGHTISADTIQNSILGCRMSRPGQWIRLLLLSRGKFKTGDQRQAYALEHPEPLLHFALSSGNHSDPAVRVYTPKRVYQELEAAKEEFIRATFGVHKDHKILLPKIVESYAKDSSLCPAGIMEMVQQSLPEPLKRKIKKFQASKSRKSIEWIPHNFTFRYLISKELLR; encoded by the exons ATGAAGCGGCCAAGGAGTGAAATGGCAGTCTTTATATCTTGTCTCTCCAAATTACGTCTATTGATTCTTTTGGGCTTTTTGTTTTGCCGTGGCAGCTTTCCTGATAAGAAAAGAGTTGAGGAAGATAGCTTAAGTAGTTCTCAAGAAGCATCACAACCAACAAAGCTGGTAAAG GACCAGGAGACACGGCAAATGATGGACCCTTCTAAAACCAAGAAGAAACAGCTGCCCAAAACAGAAGTGCACAATTGTTTGAAGCAAGAG ATTCTACAGCTTGAGAAAAGACTACAAGATCAATTTCAGGTCCGTCGTTCTTTGGAACAAGCATTGGGTTATAGGACTTCTTCCCATGGTGATACAGATAAAATGTCAACGCCCAAG CCTGCCACAGAACTGATTAAAGAAATCGCAGTGTTAGAGTTGGAGGTTGTATATTTGGAACAATATCTTCTCTCATTGTATCGAAAGGCATTTGATCAACAAATTCCATGTATATCTCCTACTACTAAGGATGAAATATCAAGAGCACCTTTGGCTACCCCAAGGGGAAGATTTGTGAAAGATTCTGAGCCTGCTACCACACCTAAAAGAGAAATCCCTTCTATCCAATCTGGTTGTTATTTAGTTGACAGTCAGTGTAAAAAGTCCAATGGTATTGAAGCAGAAGATAAGCTATTAGAATCCGGTGTTCAGCGATGTCACTCCTCACTGTCACAACATTCTGCATTTCCTACTAGATCGTCCCCTCCAACAGAGTCTTTGGGTAGAGCTGTACGTGCTTGCCATTCACAACCATTATCCATGATGGAG TATGCCCAGAATGCAACAAATATAATCAGTCTAGCAGAGCACCTTGGTACTCGCATTTCTGATCATGTGCCAGAGACACCAAACAAGCTGTCCGAGGATATGATCAAGTGCATGTCAGCCATATACAGCAAGCTTTCTGACCCACCAGTGACACAAAATGGGCTTTCGTCTCCTAATTCATCCATATCATCATTGGGTGCATTTTCTCCACAAGATCAGTGTGATATGTGGAATAATTCAACTTTTGATGTACAGCTAGACAATCCTTTCCATGTAGAAGGACTTCAAGAATTTAGTGGACCATATAGCACAATGATTGAAATCCCCTTGATCTACAGAGACAGTCAGAAGTTAGGTGATGTTGAACACTTACTTCAAAATTTCAG GTTGCTCATATCTCAATTGGAAGCTGTTGATCCTAGGAAGTTAAAACATGAGGAGAAGCTGGCATTCTGGATCAACATACATAATGCATTAATGATGCAT gCATATTTGGCTTATGGGATTCCTCACAATAATGTAAAGAGACTCTTTCTCCTACTGAAG GCTGCCTATAACATTGGGGGCCACACAATCAGTGCAGACACTATACAGAACTCTATTCTTGGATGCCGAATGTCTCGTCCTGGACAG TGGATTCGCTTATTACTCTTGTCAAGAGGAAAATTCAAAACGGGAGACCAACGGCAAGCATATGCACTTGAGCATCCAGAACCACTATTGCACTTTGCTCTCAGCTCAGGAAACCATTCTGACCCTGCG GTTCGTGTGTACACACCCAAGAGAGTATATCAGGAGCTAGAAGCTGCAAAAGAAGAGTTTATCCGGGCTACCTTTGGTGTACACAAGGACCACAAAATTCTTCTACCAAAGATTGTGGAGTCATATGCAAAGGATTCGAGCTTATGTCCTGCTGGTATCATGGAGATGGTTCAACAGTCTTTGCCTGAACCTTTAAAgaggaaaataaagaaatttcagGCGAGTAAATCCCGCAAGAGCATTGAATGGATCCCTCACAATTTCACATTTCGGTATCTGATATCTAAAGAGCTGCTGAGGTGA
- the LOC123199550 gene encoding uncharacterized protein LOC123199550: MGVCASYPGANEIKGGGEDHNGVRWPSTAKVIHMDGRVEELKAPIPARNIISQNPNHFLCSSEAMSMNNCMPQMPGEEELQLGQIYFLLPLSHAHKLLALKDMCSLAIKANSAFGN, from the coding sequence ATGGGTGTTTGTGCCTCATATCCAGGAGCAAATGAAATCAAAGGCGGAGGAGAAGATCATAATGGCGTCAGATGGCCGTCAACAGCCAAGGTCATCCACATGGACGGTCGAGTGGAAGAGTTGAAGGCTCCAATCCCAGCCAGAAACATCATCTCTCAGAACCCCAACCATTTTCTCTGCAGCTCTGAGGCCATGTCCATGAACAATTGCATGCCACAAATGCCAGGAGAAGAAGAGCTCCAACTGGGTCAAATTTACTTTCTCCTGCCACTGTCTCATGCCCACAAGCTTCTTGCTCTGAAAGATATGTGTTCTCTTGCCATAAAAGCCAACTCTGCTTTCGGTAATTAA